Proteins co-encoded in one Nitrospirota bacterium genomic window:
- a CDS encoding nucleoside transporter C-terminal domain-containing protein codes for MGNLISFGGIFILLGVAWLLSEHRRAVSWAVVLWGLVIQALVAVFIFLVPVGTKFFLLVNSLVVKVLESATAGTRFLFGRLALPPGAATEAGEKSLGFILAFQALPTIVFFSSLVAALYYVGVMSWLVRQFSRLFTRLMGVSGAESLCAASNIFVGVEAATTVRPHLIGMTRSELCTLLTAGMATIASSVLAFYVFILRGEFPTIAGHLVSASVLSAPAAIVMSKLLVPETGRPETLGMEVSPRYQRESSLMEAIINGANAGVRLVVGIAALLLAFLGIVDLLDSALRGLGGLLGLRETFSLGGLLGYLFYPFTLAIGVPRADVMKIAHLLGERTVVTEVKAYQDLAVLMRQGALEPRSAFLAAYALCGFAHVASLAIFVGGIAALVPERTRDLSALGFKALLAATLACLMTAAVAGTFFRDASILMGG; via the coding sequence ATGGGAAACCTCATAAGCTTCGGAGGCATATTCATTCTGCTGGGGGTGGCCTGGCTCCTTTCGGAGCACAGGCGGGCCGTGAGCTGGGCGGTGGTCCTCTGGGGACTTGTGATTCAGGCGCTGGTGGCGGTCTTCATCTTTCTTGTCCCGGTGGGAACAAAGTTCTTCCTTCTTGTAAACTCCCTTGTGGTCAAGGTGCTTGAGAGCGCCACCGCGGGGACGCGGTTTCTCTTCGGAAGGCTGGCGCTTCCGCCCGGGGCGGCGACGGAGGCCGGAGAGAAGTCCCTGGGGTTCATCCTGGCCTTTCAGGCCCTGCCCACCATCGTCTTTTTCTCCAGCCTGGTGGCGGCCCTGTACTACGTCGGCGTGATGAGTTGGCTGGTGCGGCAATTCTCGCGGCTTTTCACCAGGCTCATGGGAGTCAGCGGGGCCGAGTCGCTCTGTGCGGCGAGCAATATCTTCGTGGGCGTGGAGGCGGCCACCACCGTCCGGCCGCACCTGATCGGCATGACCCGCTCGGAGCTCTGCACGTTACTGACGGCCGGCATGGCCACCATCGCCAGCAGCGTCCTGGCCTTTTATGTCTTCATCCTGAGAGGGGAGTTCCCCACCATCGCGGGCCACCTGGTCAGTGCCTCGGTGCTCTCGGCCCCGGCGGCCATCGTGATGTCGAAGCTCCTAGTGCCGGAGACGGGAAGGCCCGAGACGCTGGGCATGGAGGTAAGCCCCCGGTACCAGAGGGAGTCCTCCCTCATGGAGGCCATCATAAACGGGGCGAATGCCGGCGTGCGGCTGGTGGTGGGAATTGCCGCGCTTCTTCTGGCTTTTCTGGGGATTGTGGACCTCCTGGATTCGGCGCTGCGCGGGTTGGGCGGGCTTCTGGGCCTTCGAGAGACGTTTTCCCTGGGCGGGCTCCTGGGGTATCTGTTTTATCCGTTCACCCTGGCTATCGGGGTCCCCCGTGCCGACGTGATGAAGATTGCCCACCTTCTGGGGGAACGGACCGTGGTGACGGAAGTGAAGGCGTACCAGGACCTGGCGGTCCTCATGCGCCAAGGGGCCCTGGAGCCGCGCTCGGCCTTCCTTGCCGCCTATGCCCTCTGCGGCTTTGCCCATGTGGCCTCCCTGGCGATATTCGTGGGAGGGATAGCGGCGCTGGTTCCGGAGCGCACGCGGGACCTTTCCGCCCTGGGGTTCAAGGCCCTCCTGGCCGCCACCCTGGCCTGCCTCATGACCGCGGCCGTCGCCGGCACGTTCTTCCGGGACGCCTCCATCCTCATGGGCGGCTGA
- a CDS encoding type I restriction enzyme HsdR N-terminal domain-containing protein, translated as MSLHPDRKKLIKDKMRSHEERETLATSDARSIVSELLQRKGYLPEDIEKDRVFTVRAGQKEDTASVDFIIRLRGKRYMAIKCSMALVSRERHVLAFSRAVDEDQIPYSVITDGLRANLMETSTGRVISEELDALPSRQEAMEEAARLRYGPCPPERKEKETRILLAFECARCQSPPSEPA; from the coding sequence ATGTCTCTCCATCCCGACCGGAAGAAACTCATCAAGGACAAGATGCGGAGCCACGAAGAGCGTGAAACCCTGGCCACCTCCGACGCCCGGAGCATCGTGAGCGAGCTTCTCCAGAGGAAAGGCTATCTCCCCGAGGACATCGAAAAGGACAGGGTCTTCACCGTCCGTGCCGGCCAGAAGGAGGACACCGCCTCGGTGGACTTCATCATCCGGCTCCGGGGAAAGCGCTACATGGCCATCAAGTGCTCCATGGCCCTTGTCTCCCGCGAGCGCCACGTCCTTGCCTTCAGCAGGGCCGTGGACGAGGACCAGATACCCTACTCGGTGATTACCGACGGCCTGCGGGCCAATCTCATGGAGACCTCCACGGGCCGCGTCATCTCCGAGGAGCTTGACGCCCTGCCCTCCCGCCAGGAGGCCATGGAAGAGGCTGCGCGGCTTCGGTACGGGCCCTGCCCCCCCGAGAGAAAGGAAAAGGAGACGCGGATACTTCTGGCCTTCGAGTGCGCCCGCTGCCAGAGCCCCCCATCGGAGCCCGCATGA
- a CDS encoding secondary thiamine-phosphate synthase enzyme YjbQ, whose product MKSYRKELWFNVPTRRAFINITPQVEECVRESGVREGLVLCNAMHITASVYINDDEPGLLKDYEDWLQWLAPHEPLEKYRHNRTGEDNGDAHLKRQVMGREVVVAVTGGRLDLGPWEQIFYGEFDGRRRKRVLVKIIGG is encoded by the coding sequence ATGAAGAGCTACCGGAAGGAACTGTGGTTCAACGTGCCCACCCGGAGGGCCTTTATCAACATCACTCCCCAGGTGGAGGAGTGCGTGAGGGAAAGCGGCGTCAGAGAGGGCCTTGTCCTTTGTAACGCCATGCACATCACCGCGTCCGTCTACATAAACGACGACGAGCCAGGACTGTTGAAGGATTATGAGGACTGGCTCCAGTGGCTGGCCCCCCACGAGCCCCTGGAGAAGTACCGCCACAACCGGACGGGCGAGGACAACGGCGACGCCCACCTGAAGCGCCAGGTGATGGGCCGGGAAGTGGTGGTTGCCGTCACCGGGGGCAGGCTGGACCTGGGGCCATGGGAGCAAATCTTCTACGGGGAGTTCGACGGACGCCGGAGGAAGCGGGTCCTGGTAAAGATCATCGGAGGCTAG
- a CDS encoding cobalamin-dependent protein (Presence of a B(12) (cobalamin)-binding domain implies dependence on cobalamin itself, in one of its several forms, or in some unusual lineages, dependence on a cobalamin-like analog.) produces MSRIKKVLLINPNRYQSPPVIPLGLEYLAHALTGEGLQVRVLDLCFASDPISEAEKTVADFVPDALCVTVRNVDTVLTPETEFFLPDIRALIDRLRELSPAPVIIGGAALAANPEGMRDFLGADLAVVGPGEKSLPKVLLGDGGLQSAGKVFRGERPPDAFRRRCAYLDYAAYRERDGIGGFETHKGCSSGCVYCIEARTPVFLRKPEQVVSELEDLVEHGNTHLHLCDPEFNEDLEACLAFLERLLGRELPLRWALYMKPGNHGGRFFSLLKKTGAYLITLSVDSFQRPVDYWRDVVDVVRAARAEGLRLSIDFLTGFPGEDEDHLKRTLHLLHAAGPDEVVVNATLRLYRSLPLTGLIQRDPSLGRYLFGATKDPTCLTPVFYRHVEPGRLKELLGGDALFRIAGEEKAVNYQKAERPSLR; encoded by the coding sequence ATGTCCCGCATAAAGAAGGTTCTGCTCATAAACCCGAATCGCTATCAGTCGCCTCCGGTCATCCCCCTGGGGCTTGAGTACCTGGCACACGCCCTGACCGGCGAGGGCCTGCAGGTACGCGTCCTGGACCTCTGTTTCGCATCCGACCCCATTTCGGAGGCGGAAAAGACGGTGGCCGATTTCGTCCCCGATGCCCTCTGCGTCACGGTGCGCAATGTCGACACCGTTCTTACGCCGGAAACGGAATTCTTTCTGCCCGACATCCGGGCCCTCATCGACCGCCTGCGTGAGCTGAGCCCGGCCCCCGTCATCATCGGAGGCGCCGCTCTGGCGGCCAACCCGGAGGGCATGAGGGACTTCCTCGGTGCGGACCTCGCCGTGGTTGGCCCGGGGGAGAAGTCTCTGCCGAAGGTCCTGCTTGGGGACGGGGGGCTCCAGAGCGCGGGAAAGGTCTTCAGGGGCGAGAGGCCGCCGGATGCCTTCCGCCGGCGCTGCGCCTACTTGGACTACGCCGCCTACAGGGAGCGCGACGGCATCGGGGGCTTCGAGACCCACAAGGGGTGCTCCTCGGGCTGCGTTTACTGCATCGAGGCCCGCACCCCGGTGTTCCTCCGGAAGCCCGAGCAGGTGGTCTCGGAGCTGGAGGACCTCGTCGAGCACGGCAACACGCACCTGCATCTCTGCGACCCCGAATTCAACGAGGACCTGGAGGCCTGCCTCGCCTTCCTCGAAAGGCTCCTTGGGCGGGAGCTGCCGCTTCGCTGGGCGCTGTACATGAAACCCGGAAACCACGGCGGCAGGTTCTTTTCTCTCCTGAAAAAAACCGGAGCCTACCTGATAACCCTTTCGGTGGACAGCTTCCAGAGGCCGGTCGATTACTGGAGGGACGTCGTGGATGTCGTGCGGGCGGCCCGGGCCGAAGGCCTGAGGCTAAGCATCGATTTTCTGACGGGCTTCCCCGGCGAGGACGAAGACCACCTCAAAAGGACGCTCCACCTCCTGCATGCAGCCGGCCCCGACGAGGTCGTGGTCAACGCCACCTTGCGCCTCTACCGGAGCCTTCCCTTGACCGGGCTCATCCAGAGAGACCCCTCACTGGGAAGATACCTGTTTGGGGCGACGAAGGACCCCACCTGCCTCACCCCCGTCTTCTACCGGCATGTGGAGCCCGGCCGGCTCAAGGAGCTTCTTGGAGGGGACGCCCTCTTCCGTATAGCGGGAGAAGAAAAGGCCGTCAACTACCAGAAGGCGGAGAGGCCTAGCCTCCGATGA
- a CDS encoding LemA family protein produces the protein MKKARGGPGFGPLVKEVSGMSKGAKVGLVAVAVLAVLVIGFGGWAISGYNNVVSMDENVSGKWAQVENQLKRRYDLIPNLVQTVKGYASHEKELFTHIADARTKYFQAGNRREQIEASQGVERALSRLLLLREQYPQLRANENFLKLQDSLEGTENRIAVERKRYNDAVQELNTYIRTFYGRFFATLAGVQKAEYYELPEGQGEVPQVNFQ, from the coding sequence GTGAAGAAAGCCAGAGGAGGGCCGGGGTTCGGCCCCCTCGTGAAGGAGGTTTCGGGAATGTCCAAGGGAGCAAAGGTGGGGCTCGTTGCGGTGGCCGTCCTGGCCGTCCTGGTCATCGGCTTTGGAGGATGGGCCATCAGCGGCTATAACAATGTCGTGTCCATGGACGAGAACGTCAGCGGAAAGTGGGCGCAGGTGGAAAACCAGCTGAAGAGGCGCTATGACCTCATCCCCAACCTGGTGCAGACCGTCAAGGGCTATGCCTCCCACGAAAAGGAGCTTTTCACGCATATAGCCGACGCGCGCACGAAGTACTTCCAGGCCGGGAACCGCCGGGAGCAGATAGAGGCCTCACAGGGGGTCGAGAGGGCGCTCTCGAGGCTCCTTCTCCTGAGGGAGCAGTACCCCCAGCTTCGGGCCAACGAGAACTTCCTCAAGCTCCAGGACTCCCTGGAGGGAACCGAAAACCGCATCGCCGTGGAGCGGAAGCGCTATAACGACGCGGTCCAGGAGCTGAACACCTATATCCGGACCTTCTATGGCCGGTTCTTCGCCACCCTGGCGGGCGTGCAGAAGGCCGAGTACTACGAGCTTCCGGAGGGGCAAGGGGAGGTGCCCCAGGTGAACTTCCAGTAG
- a CDS encoding TPM domain-containing protein, which translates to MRLRFSLLAVFFLLLPVLSPPALADEIPATPPRYVVDLAGIVEDGAETKLDGYLKELEQKTTAQVVVLTVKSLEGIPIEDFSLRVAERWQLGQKDKDNGLLFTVAVKEHSYRFETGYGLEGILPDSRLGTIGRRFIVPAFRKGDYTGGIAGAVLAVAQAIADDAGVQITGMPRLPAGGGAYGRQHSPEGGLLGTLFLLALALGAGYMFIRHPRLFLLMLLFSGMGGSRRGWGGSGGFGGGGGFGGFGGGGGGGFGGGGASGGW; encoded by the coding sequence ATGAGATTGCGCTTTAGCCTCCTTGCCGTTTTCTTCCTCTTGCTGCCGGTCCTCTCGCCGCCGGCACTCGCCGATGAGATTCCCGCCACCCCTCCGCGCTATGTCGTGGACCTGGCTGGCATCGTGGAGGACGGGGCGGAGACGAAGCTCGACGGCTATCTGAAGGAGCTCGAGCAGAAGACCACGGCCCAGGTGGTGGTCCTGACCGTGAAGAGCCTCGAGGGCATTCCCATCGAGGACTTTTCCCTGCGTGTGGCCGAGCGCTGGCAACTCGGACAGAAGGACAAGGACAACGGCCTCCTGTTTACCGTGGCTGTGAAGGAGCACAGCTACCGCTTCGAGACGGGCTACGGCCTGGAGGGCATCCTGCCGGACAGCCGCCTCGGGACCATCGGAAGACGGTTCATCGTCCCGGCCTTCCGCAAGGGAGACTATACGGGCGGGATAGCGGGGGCCGTGCTGGCCGTGGCCCAGGCCATCGCCGATGATGCGGGAGTGCAGATTACGGGTATGCCGCGGCTTCCAGCGGGAGGAGGGGCATACGGCAGACAGCACTCTCCGGAAGGCGGCCTTCTGGGGACCCTTTTTCTCCTGGCCCTTGCCCTGGGGGCGGGGTACATGTTCATAAGGCATCCGAGGCTTTTCCTGCTGATGCTTCTTTTCTCCGGCATGGGCGGCTCGCGCAGAGGCTGGGGCGGCTCGGGCGGCTTTGGCGGTGGAGGCGGTTTCGGGGGCTTCGGAGGCGGAGGCGGGGGAGGCTTCGGGGGCGGCGGCGCCTCGGGAGGCTGGTAG
- a CDS encoding histone deacetylase, producing the protein MNRVGFLYDDIFLEHETPFGHPENKERLRAILKALRESGLWDHLVHIKPRKATEDELAMVHARSHIEKMKNGRGYADPDTYISERSFEAALYAAGAVLEAIERCKRGEIRYAFCAVRPPGHHAEANRAMGFCLFNNVAVGARHAQKLGYRKVFVVDFDVHHGNGTQHAFEEDDTVYYFSTHQYPHYPGTGAADEQGKGRGKGATANYPMPPGSGEKEYFTVYRDILPAAVKGFDPDIILVSAGYDLLRQDPLAQVRISEEGIRNIVHGILVGKDVPAVFALEGGYNTEALGRAVGVTVRELLEYSN; encoded by the coding sequence ATGAACCGCGTGGGCTTCCTCTATGACGACATTTTCCTCGAACATGAGACCCCCTTCGGACATCCCGAAAACAAGGAGCGCCTGAGGGCAATTCTCAAGGCTCTGAGGGAGTCGGGCCTCTGGGACCACCTCGTCCATATAAAGCCCCGCAAGGCCACGGAAGACGAGCTCGCCATGGTCCACGCCAGGAGCCACATCGAGAAGATGAAGAACGGGCGTGGATACGCCGACCCCGACACCTACATCTCCGAACGGAGCTTCGAGGCCGCCCTTTATGCGGCGGGTGCGGTCCTCGAGGCCATAGAGCGGTGCAAGCGCGGCGAAATCAGGTACGCCTTCTGTGCCGTGCGGCCTCCGGGCCATCACGCCGAGGCGAACAGGGCCATGGGTTTCTGCCTGTTCAACAACGTAGCCGTGGGCGCCCGGCACGCGCAGAAGCTGGGCTACCGGAAGGTCTTCGTCGTCGATTTCGACGTCCACCACGGAAACGGCACCCAGCACGCCTTCGAGGAAGACGATACGGTCTACTACTTCAGCACGCACCAGTATCCCCACTACCCCGGCACCGGTGCCGCGGACGAGCAGGGCAAAGGAAGGGGAAAGGGCGCGACCGCCAACTATCCCATGCCGCCGGGCTCCGGGGAGAAGGAATACTTCACGGTCTACCGCGACATCCTGCCCGCGGCCGTCAAGGGCTTCGACCCCGACATCATCCTCGTCTCCGCGGGCTATGACCTCCTGCGCCAGGACCCCCTCGCCCAGGTCCGCATCTCCGAGGAGGGCATCAGGAACATCGTCCACGGCATCCTCGTGGGAAAGGACGTTCCCGCCGTCTTCGCCCTGGAGGGTGGATACAACACGGAAGCCCTGGGGCGGGCCGTCGGCGTCACGGTGAGGGAGCTTCTGGAGTATTCGAATTGA
- a CDS encoding response regulator codes for MQGKGILVIEQDSEAVSTIKDTLERLGYHVLASADGSTAVELASEMQPALLLLNLATPGSSGLEACKQIHGSESTKTTPIVLLTVREGKFDPIYTKLYGIVDFLKKPLNPEGLLACVRTHAGEAAPRAPEEEEAPGVYSIDEEEVDTLSTEGAGAMDAMGDMTDLEEESPGPGKAEPEGAPAEFSLEDFDETPEDITEQTVPGEPAREEPASGGPAEFSFEDFTSASTEAEEEQASAPSGEFTEESFSLNYESEEQENLEPGDVVLGGPLQQDEEEPEEEFSVGSPEAQSSDEELPELSGQGDLGTPDEGLSEKAGEEEELPEFSFESTLDDMEETPPGPEQAEDDDELLRAFDSKELPEEEAPPEEPAGTPEPEPEWEDPLKRARYSTARVRPSRAKNLVLAFFIILFVGAGAAGATLYFFPDLFQGVSFPGLHWLKGVAEKVLPSEPEGRGPSAEEPTALPEESQAPPAEEPALNTQPEAETQAPAPERAEAPPVTQEEAAPPPAPPAEKPSRPRVVPKKAQYYVQFGVFRARDNAVKLQRRLSGKGIQVFIREDGGIHYVLLAQGFSSRDAAWEKAVSIKRTQGLDTAVFSD; via the coding sequence ATGCAGGGCAAGGGCATTCTCGTCATCGAGCAGGACTCGGAAGCCGTCTCCACCATAAAGGACACACTGGAGCGGCTGGGTTATCACGTGCTGGCGTCGGCCGATGGAAGCACCGCGGTCGAGCTTGCAAGCGAGATGCAGCCCGCCCTCCTCCTGCTGAACCTCGCCACGCCGGGCAGCAGCGGTCTGGAGGCCTGCAAGCAAATCCACGGCAGCGAGTCCACGAAGACCACCCCCATCGTCCTTCTCACCGTGAGGGAAGGCAAGTTCGACCCCATCTATACAAAGCTCTACGGCATCGTCGACTTCCTGAAGAAGCCCCTGAACCCCGAGGGCCTTCTTGCCTGCGTGCGCACGCACGCCGGCGAGGCGGCGCCTCGTGCCCCGGAAGAGGAAGAAGCACCGGGGGTCTACAGTATCGACGAGGAAGAGGTCGATACGCTCAGCACCGAGGGGGCCGGAGCCATGGATGCGATGGGGGATATGACCGACCTGGAAGAGGAGTCCCCCGGCCCGGGAAAGGCGGAGCCGGAGGGAGCCCCGGCGGAGTTCTCCCTGGAGGACTTCGATGAGACGCCGGAGGACATCACCGAACAAACGGTCCCCGGAGAGCCCGCACGGGAAGAGCCGGCCTCCGGCGGCCCCGCGGAGTTTTCCTTCGAGGACTTCACGAGCGCCTCGACGGAGGCCGAAGAGGAGCAGGCCTCCGCGCCGTCCGGCGAGTTCACGGAAGAGTCCTTCTCGCTGAACTATGAAAGCGAGGAGCAGGAGAACCTCGAGCCGGGCGATGTCGTTCTGGGAGGACCTCTCCAGCAGGATGAAGAAGAGCCGGAGGAGGAGTTCTCGGTCGGGTCTCCCGAAGCACAGTCATCGGACGAAGAACTGCCGGAGCTCTCCGGGCAGGGAGACCTGGGGACTCCGGACGAGGGCCTGTCGGAAAAGGCCGGGGAAGAGGAAGAGCTGCCGGAATTCTCCTTCGAGTCAACCCTTGACGACATGGAGGAGACGCCGCCGGGCCCTGAGCAGGCAGAAGATGACGACGAGCTTCTGAGAGCCTTCGACAGCAAAGAGCTTCCCGAGGAGGAGGCTCCTCCAGAGGAGCCGGCCGGAACGCCCGAGCCCGAGCCCGAATGGGAGGACCCTCTCAAGCGGGCCCGGTACAGCACGGCGCGGGTGCGGCCCTCGCGGGCAAAAAACCTTGTCCTGGCCTTTTTCATAATCCTTTTCGTCGGTGCCGGCGCGGCGGGCGCCACCTTGTATTTCTTCCCCGACCTCTTCCAGGGGGTGAGCTTCCCGGGGCTGCATTGGCTCAAGGGCGTGGCCGAAAAAGTATTGCCCTCCGAGCCGGAGGGCAGGGGTCCAAGCGCCGAAGAGCCTACCGCCTTGCCTGAGGAGAGCCAGGCCCCCCCTGCGGAAGAGCCGGCCCTGAACACTCAACCCGAGGCCGAGACCCAAGCCCCGGCACCCGAGAGGGCGGAGGCGCCTCCGGTCACTCAGGAGGAGGCGGCCCCACCACCGGCCCCGCCCGCCGAGAAGCCCTCGCGGCCCAGGGTTGTCCCCAAGAAGGCCCAGTATTACGTTCAGTTCGGCGTCTTCCGGGCCCGGGACAACGCCGTGAAGCTCCAGAGGCGGCTCTCGGGAAAAGGCATCCAGGTCTTCATACGCGAAGACGGAGGGATTCACTATGTTCTTCTTGCCCAGGGGTTTTCATCCAGGGACGCCGCCTGGGAGAAGGCGGTCTCCATCAAGCGGACACAGGGGCTCGATACCGCCGTCTTCTCGGACTAG
- a CDS encoding response regulator has translation MPDELYDLQRDIRSWISRRKFQNFCRKQPKFSVLLVARNPLLVHYFVKLLDECAEDLFLAEGEDEALSLVQSNSPDVVIIDDVLSEAVALPLLDKMRRTHPDTMVLFLRTPGRKDDVAQGDNVFVIEKPFELREAVNTLRKALRHMVRAAKGTALTKHRDDSLRDTVRPR, from the coding sequence ATGCCGGACGAATTATACGACCTTCAAAGAGACATTCGCTCGTGGATATCCCGCCGCAAGTTTCAGAACTTCTGCCGGAAGCAGCCGAAGTTCTCCGTCCTTCTGGTGGCCAGGAACCCTCTGCTTGTACACTATTTCGTAAAGCTCCTGGACGAGTGCGCCGAGGACCTCTTTCTGGCCGAGGGCGAGGATGAGGCTCTCTCCCTGGTGCAATCCAACTCCCCGGACGTCGTTATCATCGACGACGTGCTTTCCGAAGCCGTTGCCCTGCCCCTGCTGGACAAGATGCGCCGGACCCATCCGGACACCATGGTCCTCTTCCTCCGCACCCCCGGCCGGAAGGACGACGTCGCCCAGGGCGATAACGTATTCGTCATCGAGAAACCTTTCGAGCTCAGGGAAGCGGTGAACACTCTGAGAAAGGCCCTTCGGCATATGGTCCGGGCGGCAAAGGGGACCGCTTTAACGAAGCACCGGGACGATTCTCTCCGGGACACCGTCAGGCCGCGGTAA
- a CDS encoding aldo/keto reductase: protein MEYTSIPGASLNGLSRVALGTWAIGGWMWGGTEEEQSIRTIGAAIERGINVIDTAPVYGFGRSEEIVGRALRRHIRRHQVFVSTKTGLDWKEGMVFRNCSAEFLRRNVEDSLGRLGIEYIDILFVHWPDPAKPFEETGRVMREFLDSGKARAIGVSNFSPEQMDAFRRTCPIHVCQPPYNLFERGIEADVLPYCRENGIPLMTYGALCRGLLSGKMAGDREFAGDDLRKVDPKFQEPRFSRYLEAVERLRALAGERCGKGVLPFAVRWVLDQGSDIALWGGRRPEQMDAVREVTDWRIDEETMAEIDRIIAETIPEPVGPEFMAPPARRP from the coding sequence ATGGAATACACGAGCATACCCGGCGCCTCTCTCAACGGGCTTTCCCGGGTCGCCCTGGGCACATGGGCCATCGGCGGGTGGATGTGGGGCGGCACCGAGGAGGAACAGTCCATCCGCACCATCGGGGCGGCCATCGAGCGCGGCATCAACGTCATCGACACGGCCCCGGTCTACGGGTTCGGCCGCTCCGAGGAGATTGTGGGCCGGGCCCTCAGGCGGCACATCCGCCGCCACCAGGTCTTCGTCTCCACCAAGACCGGCCTGGACTGGAAAGAGGGCATGGTCTTCCGGAACTGCTCCGCCGAGTTCCTCCGGAGAAACGTGGAAGACTCCCTCGGACGACTCGGCATCGAGTACATCGACATCCTCTTTGTCCACTGGCCGGACCCCGCAAAGCCCTTCGAGGAGACGGGCCGGGTCATGAGGGAGTTTCTCGATTCCGGAAAGGCCCGGGCAATCGGGGTAAGCAATTTCTCTCCCGAACAGATGGACGCCTTCCGCCGGACTTGCCCCATACATGTCTGCCAGCCCCCCTACAACCTCTTCGAGAGAGGCATCGAGGCGGATGTCCTTCCGTACTGCCGGGAAAACGGCATCCCCCTCATGACCTACGGGGCCCTCTGCCGGGGGCTTCTCTCCGGAAAGATGGCCGGGGACCGGGAATTCGCCGGGGACGACCTCCGCAAGGTGGACCCCAAGTTTCAGGAGCCCCGTTTCAGCCGATATCTGGAGGCCGTCGAGAGGCTCCGGGCCCTGGCCGGGGAGCGCTGCGGCAAGGGGGTGCTCCCCTTCGCGGTGCGGTGGGTGCTGGACCAGGGCTCGGACATCGCCCTCTGGGGAGGCCGGCGGCCCGAGCAGATGGACGCCGTCCGGGAGGTGACCGACTGGAGAATCGATGAGGAAACCATGGCGGAGATAGACCGCATTATCGCGGAAACAATCCCCGAGCCCGTGGGTCCGGAGTTCATGGCCCCACCGGCACGGCGGCCATGA
- a CDS encoding MFS transporter encodes MAILNRREVASWCLYDFANSTYSAVIAAVVFPVFYTTHIVGNEHGLGDLWWGRAVSLSMVTVALSSPLLGGLADFAGLRKRFLLAFTVLCISCVAAFRVLEPGMVLAGFVLMVLANIGLEGGVVFYNSFLPAIAPRRYQGRVSSWGFGVGYAGSMISLVLAIPLAGRGLFAEVWLMVAGMFALFSLPAFLFLPPDEKKASLTGSALRGFRHTGRTLKGVLRNREAAKFLAAYLLYADGVSTVIVFSSVFAATTLGFETGELIGLYLVVQATALVGAFVMARPMDYWGPKKVLTGSLLLWTAVCALAFFAAGKAFFMGVAAVAGLGLGTVQASSRAFYAQFIPEGNQSEYFGVYSMAGKSSAVLGPLLFGHLSVTMGSQRPAILAIALFFLVGFTLVQFIRGGGSNVGEGQAAP; translated from the coding sequence ATGGCCATCCTAAACCGGAGGGAGGTCGCCAGCTGGTGTCTCTATGATTTCGCCAACTCCACGTACTCGGCCGTCATAGCGGCCGTCGTCTTCCCCGTTTTTTACACGACCCACATCGTGGGAAACGAGCACGGCCTGGGCGACCTGTGGTGGGGGAGGGCCGTCTCTTTGAGCATGGTGACGGTGGCCCTCTCTTCTCCCCTGCTCGGCGGGCTCGCGGACTTCGCGGGCCTGCGCAAAAGGTTTCTCCTGGCCTTTACCGTCCTGTGCATCTCGTGCGTGGCGGCCTTCAGGGTCCTTGAGCCGGGGATGGTGCTTGCCGGGTTTGTCCTCATGGTCTTGGCCAACATAGGGCTGGAAGGGGGGGTAGTCTTTTACAACTCCTTTCTGCCGGCCATCGCCCCCCGCCGGTATCAGGGCAGGGTGTCCTCATGGGGCTTCGGCGTGGGCTATGCGGGCTCCATGATTTCCCTGGTACTGGCCATCCCCCTGGCCGGCCGGGGTCTGTTCGCGGAGGTCTGGCTCATGGTCGCCGGCATGTTCGCCCTTTTCTCCCTGCCCGCTTTTCTCTTCCTCCCCCCCGACGAGAAAAAGGCCTCGCTCACGGGCTCGGCCCTGCGGGGTTTCAGGCATACGGGACGGACCCTGAAAGGAGTCCTCCGCAACAGGGAGGCGGCAAAGTTCCTTGCGGCCTATCTCCTTTACGCCGACGGCGTGAGCACCGTCATCGTGTTCTCCAGCGTATTCGCCGCCACCACCCTGGGTTTCGAGACCGGAGAGCTCATTGGCCTCTACCTCGTTGTGCAGGCCACGGCCCTCGTGGGGGCCTTTGTCATGGCCCGGCCGATGGACTACTGGGGGCCCAAGAAGGTGCTGACGGGGTCCCTCCTCCTCTGGACGGCGGTGTGCGCCCTGGCCTTCTTCGCAGCGGGGAAGGCTTTCTTCATGGGTGTGGCCGCAGTGGCCGGCCTGGGGCTGGGGACGGTGCAGGCCTCATCCCGCGCTTTCTACGCGCAGTTCATCCCCGAGGGCAATCAGTCGGAGTACTTCGGGGTTTACTCCATGGCCGGTAAATCCTCGGCCGTGCTGGGCCCTCTGCTTTTCGGGCACCTGTCGGTGACCATGGGGAGCCAAAGGCCCGCCATCCTGGCCATCGCGCTTTTCTTCCTGGTGGGATTTACCTTGGTACAGTTCATCCGGGGAGGCGGCTCAAACGTCGGCGAGGGTCAAGCCGCTCCCTGA